One stretch of Chitinophaga pendula DNA includes these proteins:
- a CDS encoding TonB-dependent receptor — protein sequence MKILSINRAATIASLFLFFQLSNNTLAAGLLSGYELPMVHYQDDGSIKGKVTTSDGQPAEFATIVLNGKKTAQAGRDGTFHFEELGAGTYKLAILFMGHATQEKTVVLKAGETAHVDFTLTTSARALNEILIVGDKYTITSKKQSASVGRLPLKYLENTQVYSVIDKELIREQLSVTLDESFRNVPGAAPAKTGAGIPAFFSRGFVTSDNLRNGMATFTRTTIDLATVERVEAIKGPSSTLFGASMVSFGGLVNYITKKPFDKTAGEVSYTQGSYDLSRLTADFNTPLNDNKTMLFRANVAYQQENTFQDQGHGTTIVVAPSILYKVNDRFTVRLDADMQRYKGTSSTAWIVSPGINAKSYDQLKLDYNRSLIDNSFKANMSTNNIFLQAEYKLSEQWTSTTNYAWATGGYDNMYLFDMTWLTDTTIARSIRVHAPDRMGRKHFQQNFTGDFKIGSMRNRLVVGVDFMDQYRDLKYNNLVLDTVNTLRTVKDVRVETVDARLGTLNTPETRSRQYSYGAYFSDVLNITNQLLVMASLRVDYFDNKGTKNNLTQVTTGDYKQTSFSPKFGVVYQPILNKVAIFANYMNGFKNVPNTLQPDGAVTSFKPQQANQLEGGVKLDLFENKLAATISYYDIQVKNSTRGEVRGSQVFTVQDGTQESKGVELEIIGNPLPGLNIITGYGYNENRYKKATPQLEGKRTVGAPSHVGNIWVGYSILKGAVKGLGVGAGAMYVGDAFYDPANTFVLPSYTTFDATLFYNTPKFRMAIKGNNLTGEKYWVSDGFYARPQKQSNFLVSVTFKF from the coding sequence ATGAAGATATTATCTATCAACCGTGCCGCTACGATAGCCTCGTTATTCCTATTCTTTCAACTGAGTAATAATACCCTGGCTGCCGGGCTGCTCTCCGGTTATGAGCTGCCTATGGTCCACTATCAGGATGACGGTAGCATTAAGGGGAAGGTGACTACCAGCGACGGGCAGCCAGCCGAATTTGCGACGATCGTATTGAATGGTAAGAAGACGGCGCAGGCTGGAAGGGACGGTACCTTCCACTTTGAAGAACTGGGAGCGGGGACTTACAAACTTGCGATACTATTCATGGGTCATGCGACGCAGGAAAAGACGGTTGTGTTGAAAGCGGGAGAGACGGCGCATGTTGACTTTACGCTGACTACCAGTGCAAGAGCGCTCAACGAGATATTAATTGTCGGCGATAAATATACTATTACTTCCAAAAAGCAAAGTGCCAGTGTGGGTCGTCTGCCGCTGAAGTACCTGGAGAATACCCAGGTATATAGTGTGATAGATAAAGAGCTGATACGTGAGCAGCTGTCTGTTACTTTGGATGAATCGTTCCGTAATGTACCCGGTGCGGCTCCTGCGAAGACAGGTGCTGGTATTCCGGCATTTTTCTCGCGTGGTTTTGTTACGAGTGATAACCTGCGTAATGGTATGGCGACATTTACGCGTACGACGATCGACCTGGCGACGGTGGAAAGGGTAGAGGCGATCAAGGGGCCTTCTTCCACTTTATTTGGTGCTTCGATGGTTTCATTTGGCGGGTTGGTTAATTATATTACCAAAAAGCCATTTGACAAGACTGCCGGCGAGGTGAGTTATACGCAAGGTAGTTATGACCTGAGCCGTCTTACTGCTGATTTTAACACGCCTTTGAATGATAATAAGACCATGCTTTTCCGAGCGAATGTGGCTTATCAGCAGGAGAATACATTCCAGGACCAGGGGCATGGGACGACCATTGTAGTGGCCCCCAGTATATTGTATAAAGTGAACGACCGCTTCACGGTTCGGCTGGACGCAGATATGCAACGTTATAAAGGTACTTCCAGTACTGCCTGGATCGTATCGCCCGGTATTAATGCCAAGTCATACGATCAGCTGAAACTTGACTACAATCGTTCCCTGATAGATAATTCTTTCAAGGCCAACATGTCTACTAACAACATATTCCTGCAGGCGGAGTATAAGTTATCTGAGCAGTGGACTTCTACCACGAATTATGCGTGGGCGACGGGAGGTTATGATAACATGTACCTGTTTGACATGACCTGGCTGACGGATACTACTATAGCCAGGAGTATCCGTGTACACGCTCCTGACAGAATGGGGCGCAAACATTTTCAACAGAACTTCACCGGTGATTTTAAGATTGGCAGTATGCGTAACCGCCTGGTAGTAGGTGTTGACTTTATGGATCAGTACCGTGACCTGAAGTATAATAATCTGGTACTGGATACGGTGAATACGCTCCGCACTGTCAAGGACGTACGGGTGGAAACGGTAGATGCGCGTCTGGGCACCCTGAATACGCCGGAAACGCGTAGTCGTCAGTATAGCTACGGCGCTTATTTCTCCGATGTATTGAATATTACCAATCAGTTGTTGGTGATGGCGAGTCTGCGAGTGGATTATTTCGACAACAAGGGAACGAAGAACAATCTGACACAGGTTACTACCGGGGACTACAAGCAGACGTCCTTTTCTCCTAAGTTCGGTGTGGTTTATCAGCCTATATTGAACAAGGTGGCGATCTTTGCCAACTATATGAATGGATTTAAGAATGTTCCCAATACTTTGCAGCCGGACGGTGCTGTGACATCATTTAAACCCCAGCAGGCCAATCAGCTGGAAGGAGGTGTAAAGCTGGATCTCTTTGAAAACAAACTGGCGGCAACGATCAGTTATTATGATATTCAGGTAAAAAACAGCACCAGAGGGGAGGTAAGGGGAAGCCAGGTATTTACGGTGCAAGATGGTACACAGGAGAGCAAAGGTGTGGAACTGGAGATCATTGGCAATCCGTTGCCCGGTTTGAATATCATTACCGGCTATGGTTATAACGAAAACAGGTATAAGAAAGCGACGCCGCAACTAGAAGGTAAGCGGACGGTAGGTGCGCCCAGTCATGTAGGCAATATCTGGGTGGGTTACAGTATTTTAAAAGGAGCGGTAAAAGGACTGGGTGTTGGCGCGGGCGCTATGTATGTAGGGGATGCGTTCTATGATCCTGCGAATACTTTTGTATTACCATCCTATACTACCTTTGACGCTACCTTGTTTTATAACACGCCCAAATTCCGGATGGCTATAAAGGGTAATAACCTGACCGGTGAGAAATACTGGGTGAGCGATGGGTTTTATGCCCGTCCGCAGAAGCAATCCAACTTCCTGGTGAGCGTTACTTTTAAGTTTTAA
- a CDS encoding response regulator transcription factor, with translation MKILLIEDEEKVAAFIKRGLEEQRHQVEVAYDGESGQKAALLDEYDLIILDVMLPQINGIALCRYIRDRQVQAPILMLTALNATQDIVDGLNAGADDYLAKPFHFSELVARIQALSRRKFPIKEERAQLVFSDLQLDTTTRLAIRNGQEIVLTAKEYALLELFLRNIGKVLSRTLIAEVVWGLDFDTGTNVIDVYINYLRNKIEKGHAGGRLIHTVVGMGYVMKLK, from the coding sequence ATGAAGATATTACTCATAGAAGACGAAGAGAAGGTGGCGGCTTTTATCAAGCGGGGGTTGGAGGAGCAGCGTCATCAGGTGGAGGTGGCTTACGACGGGGAGTCGGGGCAGAAGGCGGCGTTGCTGGATGAATATGATCTTATAATATTAGATGTGATGTTGCCACAGATCAATGGGATTGCGTTGTGCCGGTATATTCGTGACCGGCAGGTGCAGGCACCTATCTTGATGCTGACGGCGTTGAATGCTACGCAGGATATTGTGGACGGGTTGAATGCCGGTGCGGATGATTACCTGGCGAAGCCTTTTCATTTTTCTGAGCTGGTGGCGCGTATACAGGCTTTGAGCCGGCGTAAATTCCCTATTAAGGAGGAGCGTGCGCAGCTGGTGTTTTCAGATCTGCAGCTGGACACGACCACCCGGCTGGCTATACGCAACGGGCAGGAGATTGTGCTGACGGCCAAGGAGTATGCTTTGCTGGAGCTTTTCCTGCGTAACATCGGTAAGGTGCTGTCGCGGACATTGATCGCGGAAGTGGTCTGGGGGCTGGACTTTGACACCGGTACGAATGTGATAGATGTATATATTAATTACCTACGTAATAAGATTGAGAAGGGACATGCCGGTGGCCGGCTGATCCATACGGTGGTAGGAATGGGATATGTAATGAAACTGAAATAA
- a CDS encoding sensor histidine kinase, protein MKIRHRLSLQYTLISGILLLAVFALIYLLSAQYIQKSFYRTLQGRALITAQVFLEKDELTKKKFRELEERYQERIPNESSNIYDQDDRPVFIEKIKYNWPASLLETIRQRKIYRFTIKDKQALGLFYPDNQGDYVVIITARNKSGMQQLQYLVWILAGTFCLGLLIIFFTGQWFARRALQPVKHINGQMKVIRSSNLDMRVSKSRNRDEIDELADNFNQLLERLEAAFERQKSFVSNASHELRTPLTTIIGEIEVTLQRVRSGEEYVETLQTVLGESEKLRIITQGLLELTRPDVLPDPSQRVAIRLDEWLWEEQTAWAQRVPPAVVEVVMEHMPEDAAQLIIYGNRQLLHLALHNIIKNAFKFSHMRPVGCKLSWSAAGMLLSVSDTGIGIDPSELDRIFMPLFRGSNAHEFDGYGIGLAMAQKILALHGATITVQSWPGKGTTFNILFAANGRF, encoded by the coding sequence ATGAAGATACGGCACCGTTTGTCATTGCAGTACACGTTGATTTCCGGCATTTTGTTGCTGGCGGTATTTGCGTTGATCTATCTGTTGTCTGCCCAATATATCCAGAAGAGTTTTTACCGCACTTTACAGGGGAGGGCGCTGATTACGGCGCAGGTGTTCCTGGAGAAGGATGAGCTGACGAAGAAGAAATTCCGTGAGCTGGAGGAGCGTTACCAGGAGCGTATTCCTAATGAGTCGAGCAATATCTACGACCAGGACGACCGTCCTGTGTTTATCGAAAAGATCAAATATAACTGGCCGGCATCTTTGCTGGAGACGATCCGGCAGCGTAAGATTTACCGGTTCACTATCAAGGATAAGCAGGCGTTGGGGTTATTCTATCCGGACAACCAGGGGGACTATGTGGTGATCATTACGGCCCGTAACAAGAGCGGTATGCAGCAGTTGCAGTATCTGGTATGGATACTGGCCGGTACTTTCTGTCTGGGGTTGCTGATCATCTTTTTTACCGGGCAGTGGTTTGCGCGGCGGGCGTTACAACCGGTGAAACATATCAACGGGCAGATGAAAGTGATCCGGTCGAGCAACCTGGATATGCGGGTATCGAAGAGTCGTAACAGGGATGAGATCGATGAGTTGGCGGACAATTTCAACCAGTTGCTGGAGCGGCTGGAGGCTGCTTTTGAGCGGCAGAAGTCGTTTGTATCGAATGCGTCGCATGAGTTGCGGACGCCGTTGACCACTATCATCGGGGAGATCGAGGTGACGTTGCAGCGGGTGCGTAGCGGGGAGGAGTATGTGGAGACGTTGCAGACAGTGCTGGGGGAATCTGAGAAGTTGCGTATCATCACGCAGGGATTGCTGGAGCTGACGCGGCCGGATGTATTGCCGGACCCTTCGCAGCGGGTAGCGATACGGCTGGACGAATGGTTGTGGGAGGAGCAGACGGCCTGGGCGCAGCGGGTACCGCCGGCGGTGGTGGAGGTAGTGATGGAACATATGCCGGAGGATGCGGCGCAGCTGATCATATATGGTAACCGGCAGCTGTTGCACCTGGCATTACATAATATTATAAAGAACGCGTTTAAGTTTTCCCATATGCGGCCGGTTGGCTGTAAGCTGTCATGGAGTGCGGCGGGTATGTTACTATCGGTATCGGATACCGGTATTGGTATTGATCCGTCGGAGCTGGACAGGATATTTATGCCATTATTCCGGGGGAGTAATGCCCATGAATTTGACGGTTATGGTATTGGTCTGGCGATGGCGCAGAAGATACTTGCTTTACACGGTGCTACTATTACGGTACAGAGCTGGCCAGGCAAAGGCACCACTTTTAACATTTTGTTTGCAGCTAATGGCCGGTTCTAA
- a CDS encoding TolC family protein, producing MTQRLWLLVGTMLLLLGGGYTASAQQRDTLSLTLSQAQQRLLQQNLPLLMQQYSIDSAKAEVITAKLYDNPQVSYENVLYNHTNRKWFDLSYAGENVFQLQQLFKLAGKRNKQINLAKSGVRMSEYQFFDLLRTLRYSLRDTFYKLYYAQRSLDMYASQIASLQRIVKAFDEQHNQGNVSLKDIVRLRSMLYDLQHDQLEQQKDLLELQADLALLIRVPSTTVIRPVAVRDERDPDLVAQRPYQQLLDTAYVNRYDLQIAKEQVKYSELNLQLQKAMAVPDVQLGFSYDKQGNFERNYNALTISMPLPFFNRNQGNIKMARATLAGDKLGMQSQQDQLEQEVMTSYQQALQTEKLVTELDPAFMQQYATLMGEVERNFRSHNIGLLEFTDLYDAYREHVLKYNELQYQRHRSLEQLNYSTGSLIFHP from the coding sequence ATGACGCAAAGATTATGGCTGCTTGTTGGAACGATGTTGCTGCTGCTAGGCGGTGGATATACGGCATCGGCACAACAGCGGGACACGCTTTCCCTTACACTATCGCAGGCGCAACAGCGGTTACTGCAGCAAAACCTTCCGCTGCTGATGCAGCAGTATAGTATTGACTCGGCGAAGGCTGAGGTGATCACGGCTAAATTATACGACAACCCGCAGGTATCGTATGAGAATGTGTTGTACAACCACACTAACCGGAAGTGGTTTGATCTTTCTTACGCCGGGGAGAATGTGTTCCAGTTGCAGCAGTTATTCAAGCTGGCCGGTAAGCGGAATAAGCAGATCAACCTGGCTAAGAGTGGTGTGCGGATGAGTGAGTACCAGTTTTTCGACCTGTTGCGCACTCTCCGCTATTCCTTAAGAGATACTTTTTACAAGCTGTATTATGCGCAGCGGTCGCTGGACATGTATGCCAGCCAGATTGCGTCTTTGCAGCGTATTGTCAAGGCATTTGACGAGCAGCATAACCAGGGGAATGTGTCGTTGAAGGATATTGTTCGGTTGCGTTCTATGCTGTATGATCTGCAACATGATCAGCTGGAGCAGCAAAAGGACCTGCTGGAGTTGCAGGCAGACCTAGCGTTGCTGATACGCGTGCCGAGTACTACGGTGATACGGCCAGTAGCGGTGAGGGATGAGCGTGATCCGGACCTGGTGGCTCAAAGGCCTTACCAGCAGTTGCTGGACACTGCTTACGTAAATCGTTATGACCTGCAGATTGCCAAAGAGCAAGTGAAATATAGTGAGCTGAACCTACAACTACAGAAAGCCATGGCTGTACCGGATGTGCAGCTTGGCTTTTCCTATGATAAGCAAGGCAACTTCGAACGTAACTACAATGCGTTGACGATCAGTATGCCATTGCCTTTCTTCAACCGTAACCAAGGTAATATCAAAATGGCCCGTGCTACGCTGGCGGGTGATAAGCTCGGTATGCAGTCGCAACAGGATCAGCTAGAGCAGGAAGTGATGACCAGTTATCAGCAAGCTTTACAGACGGAGAAGCTGGTGACGGAACTGGACCCTGCTTTCATGCAGCAATATGCTACGCTGATGGGCGAGGTGGAGCGGAATTTCCGTTCGCACAACATAGGTCTGCTGGAGTTCACCGATCTGTATGATGCTTACCGCGAGCATGTACTGAAGTATAATGAGCTGCAGTACCAGCGTCATCGTTCTTTGGAGCAGCTGAATTATTCCACCGGTTCCCTCATTTTTCATCCCTGA
- a CDS encoding efflux RND transporter periplasmic adaptor subunit — translation MQFNNRQYVPILFTLFTAATLGACNSQPQEVPVRRWALTDSLVRTLQIDTATNRPVDQELYLTGKISVNEDKVARIFPMVSGIVTAVKVHSGDFVQQGQTLAVMRSAEMAGYSADHYTAESELQLARRNMEVAASFFKSGLNAQKDVEEAKSNYAKAKAAYEKSKEILAINGGSQQNSYLVKAPEAGFIISKKAVEHMQWRPDNADPIFTVADLKEVWAMLNVFESDISGIREGDEVTMTTLAYPDKVFTGRIDKIYNVLDPDNKVMKARVVVKNTDYLLKPEMFVRIRAARHSDNEMVSIPSRGIIFDHDKYYVLVRTFRAPFVEVREVQIARTLDDRSYIATGLQPGEQVIASRQVFIYETLQAQ, via the coding sequence ATGCAATTTAATAATAGGCAGTATGTACCTATACTATTCACCTTATTCACTGCGGCCACGTTGGGCGCCTGTAACAGTCAGCCACAGGAAGTGCCGGTACGGCGTTGGGCGCTGACGGATTCGCTGGTGCGGACGTTGCAGATCGATACTGCCACCAATCGTCCGGTAGATCAGGAGCTGTACCTGACCGGTAAGATCTCTGTGAATGAAGATAAGGTCGCGCGCATCTTTCCGATGGTGAGCGGTATTGTGACGGCGGTGAAGGTACACTCCGGCGATTTTGTACAGCAAGGGCAGACACTGGCTGTTATGCGCAGTGCGGAGATGGCCGGATATTCTGCCGATCATTATACCGCGGAGAGTGAGCTGCAGCTGGCGCGTCGTAATATGGAAGTGGCAGCATCTTTTTTTAAGAGCGGACTGAATGCCCAGAAGGATGTGGAGGAAGCTAAAAGTAATTATGCCAAAGCGAAGGCCGCTTATGAGAAATCCAAAGAGATACTGGCTATTAACGGAGGTTCGCAGCAGAACAGTTATCTGGTGAAGGCGCCGGAAGCCGGGTTTATCATCAGCAAAAAAGCGGTAGAGCATATGCAATGGCGGCCGGATAATGCGGACCCGATCTTTACGGTAGCTGATCTGAAAGAGGTGTGGGCGATGCTGAATGTATTTGAGTCGGATATTTCCGGTATACGTGAAGGGGATGAGGTGACCATGACTACGTTGGCCTATCCTGATAAGGTATTTACCGGCCGTATTGATAAGATATATAATGTACTGGACCCTGATAATAAGGTGATGAAAGCGCGGGTGGTGGTAAAAAATACGGACTACCTGCTGAAGCCGGAGATGTTTGTACGTATCCGTGCGGCCAGGCACAGTGATAATGAGATGGTGAGTATTCCTTCGAGGGGGATCATTTTCGACCATGACAAATATTATGTGCTGGTACGTACGTTCCGGGCCCCATTTGTAGAGGTAAGGGAGGTACAGATTGCCCGGACGTTGGATGACAGGAGTTATATCGCAACCGGGTTACAGCCCGGAGAGCAGGTGATCGCTTCCCGTCAGGTATTTATTTATGAAACGCTGCAAGCACAGTAA
- a CDS encoding efflux RND transporter permease subunit → MNKIFKKVLAFSLSNRYFIFFAAGLLAVAGYVSFKQIGIEAFPDVTNTSVTIITQWSGRSAEEVEKFVTRPIEIAMNRAQKKTHIRSSSLFGLSVVKVVFDDDVDDTFARQQINNNITSADLPDGVSPDIQPPYGPTGEIYRYTLESNKRSVQELKTLQDWVVERNLLAVPGVADIVSFGGSVKIYEVKVNPDKAVQYDISATELYQALAKSNINVGGDVIVKNAQAYVVRGIGILNNVDEIRNIIVDHINGTPVLVKDVANVTVSSLPRLGQVGRDLDHDVVQGIVVMRKGENPANVIEQLKLKIADLNERILPEDVKIKTFYNREDLIDYATHTVLHNMLEGIIFVTVIVFLFMADWRTTIIVAVVIPLSLLFAFICLRLKGMSANLLSMGAIDFGIIIDGAVVMMEGIFVVLDRRAHHMGMQRFNQLSKLGMIRRACMENGKSIFFAKLIIITGLLPIFAFEKVEGKMFSPLAWTLGFALLGALILTFTLVPAMASVLLKKNVREKHNVFVEFLNKYTLRLFDRVFRRKGAWFAGALTVLAIGLYCFRFLGTEFLPELNEGAIYIRATGPLSTSLDESVKLANEMRKKLLAFPEVKQVISQTGRPNDGTDATGFYNIEFHADIYPKDQWKRKITKEQLVESMQRQLEGTPGISLSFSQPIMDNVAEAVSGVKGSIVVKLFGDDFKVIEQREEQIERILKTVDGIEDLGILRNLGQPELRINLSQEKMALYGVTTEDANSIVEMAIGGKAATRIYEGEKYFDLRIRYPESFREDEHSIGDLMVPTLRGSKVPLKEIATIDHVVGPSIIYRDKHLRYGAIKFSVRGRDMGSTIQEARQKVGAQVKIPKGYTLEWAGDFENQERATDRLTKVVPISLLLIFLILFMLFGKIKDALLVLGNVPFAILGGIFALWFTHTNFSISAGIGFIALFGICVQNGVILTSRFKNNIRVLGGQADFSLSLAIREGVASRVRPVVMTAMMAAIGLLPAATSVGIGSETARPLARVVIGGLITDTLFNLFIFPVVFYWAYRRSLHKPGN, encoded by the coding sequence ATGAACAAGATCTTCAAGAAGGTACTGGCTTTCTCGCTCAGCAACCGGTATTTCATATTTTTTGCAGCTGGTCTGCTGGCGGTGGCGGGATATGTCAGTTTTAAACAGATAGGGATAGAAGCATTTCCGGATGTAACGAATACTTCGGTGACGATCATCACGCAGTGGTCGGGTCGTAGTGCGGAGGAAGTGGAGAAATTCGTGACGCGTCCGATCGAGATTGCGATGAACAGGGCGCAGAAGAAAACGCATATCCGTTCTTCTTCGTTGTTCGGGCTGTCGGTGGTAAAGGTGGTGTTTGACGATGATGTGGATGACACTTTTGCCCGGCAGCAGATAAATAACAATATTACCTCGGCGGACCTGCCGGATGGGGTGTCGCCGGATATACAGCCACCATATGGGCCTACTGGTGAGATCTACCGGTATACGCTGGAGAGCAACAAACGATCGGTGCAGGAGTTGAAGACGTTACAGGACTGGGTGGTAGAGCGTAATCTGCTGGCGGTACCGGGGGTGGCAGACATTGTCAGCTTTGGCGGTTCTGTTAAAATATACGAGGTGAAGGTTAACCCTGATAAGGCGGTACAGTATGATATCAGTGCGACAGAGCTTTACCAGGCGTTGGCGAAAAGTAATATTAACGTGGGCGGGGATGTGATCGTAAAGAATGCCCAGGCCTATGTGGTGAGGGGGATCGGTATCCTGAACAATGTGGATGAGATACGTAATATTATTGTAGATCATATTAATGGTACGCCGGTACTGGTAAAAGATGTGGCAAATGTGACGGTGTCTTCGTTACCACGTCTTGGGCAGGTAGGTCGCGACCTGGATCATGATGTGGTGCAAGGTATAGTGGTGATGCGGAAGGGGGAGAACCCTGCGAATGTGATCGAGCAGCTGAAGCTGAAGATCGCGGATCTGAATGAGCGGATCTTACCGGAGGATGTGAAGATCAAGACCTTCTATAACCGGGAGGACCTGATCGACTATGCCACCCATACCGTGTTGCACAACATGTTGGAGGGGATCATCTTTGTAACGGTGATCGTGTTTCTGTTCATGGCGGACTGGCGTACCACTATTATTGTGGCGGTGGTGATACCATTGTCGTTGTTATTTGCCTTTATCTGCCTGCGGTTGAAGGGGATGAGTGCGAACCTGCTTTCTATGGGGGCTATTGACTTTGGTATTATTATCGACGGGGCGGTCGTCATGATGGAGGGGATCTTTGTGGTGCTGGACCGGCGGGCCCATCATATGGGGATGCAGCGGTTCAACCAGCTGAGTAAGCTGGGGATGATACGACGGGCCTGTATGGAGAACGGCAAAAGTATCTTCTTTGCCAAGTTGATCATCATCACGGGGTTGCTGCCCATTTTCGCTTTTGAGAAGGTGGAAGGTAAGATGTTCTCTCCGCTGGCATGGACGCTTGGTTTTGCCTTGCTGGGGGCTTTGATCCTGACATTTACGCTGGTACCGGCAATGGCCAGTGTATTATTAAAGAAGAATGTGCGGGAGAAACACAATGTATTTGTTGAGTTCCTCAACAAGTATACCCTACGTTTATTCGATCGTGTGTTCAGGCGGAAGGGAGCCTGGTTTGCCGGTGCGCTGACGGTGTTGGCTATTGGTCTATATTGTTTCCGTTTTCTGGGAACGGAGTTCCTGCCGGAGTTGAATGAAGGCGCGATCTATATAAGGGCTACGGGGCCGTTGAGTACGTCGCTGGACGAATCGGTGAAGCTGGCCAACGAGATGCGTAAGAAGTTGTTGGCTTTCCCGGAAGTGAAGCAGGTGATCTCCCAGACGGGCCGGCCGAATGATGGTACGGATGCGACGGGATTCTATAATATAGAGTTCCATGCAGACATTTACCCGAAGGATCAGTGGAAGCGGAAGATCACGAAGGAACAATTAGTGGAGAGTATGCAACGGCAGCTAGAGGGGACACCCGGGATATCGCTTAGTTTTTCGCAGCCGATCATGGATAATGTGGCGGAGGCGGTATCTGGTGTTAAAGGGTCTATCGTAGTGAAGCTGTTTGGCGATGACTTTAAGGTGATCGAGCAGCGGGAGGAGCAGATAGAGCGGATATTGAAGACGGTGGACGGTATCGAGGACCTGGGGATATTGCGTAACCTGGGTCAGCCGGAGTTGCGTATCAACCTGAGCCAGGAGAAGATGGCGTTGTATGGTGTGACGACGGAGGATGCGAACTCCATTGTGGAGATGGCGATCGGCGGTAAGGCAGCGACGCGGATCTACGAAGGGGAGAAGTATTTTGACCTGCGTATCCGTTATCCGGAGTCGTTCCGTGAGGATGAGCACTCTATCGGGGATCTGATGGTGCCTACCTTGCGGGGTAGTAAAGTGCCTTTGAAGGAGATTGCGACGATTGACCACGTGGTGGGGCCCAGTATCATATACCGGGATAAGCACCTGCGTTATGGGGCGATCAAATTTTCCGTGAGGGGCCGTGATATGGGTAGTACTATACAGGAGGCCCGTCAGAAGGTAGGTGCGCAGGTGAAGATACCGAAGGGGTATACGTTGGAGTGGGCCGGTGATTTTGAGAATCAGGAGCGGGCGACGGACCGGCTGACGAAGGTCGTGCCGATCAGTTTATTGCTTATTTTCCTGATCCTATTTATGTTATTTGGTAAGATCAAGGATGCGTTGCTAGTGTTGGGTAATGTCCCCTTCGCTATACTTGGCGGGATCTTTGCGCTCTGGTTTACGCATACGAACTTCAGTATTTCGGCAGGGATTGGGTTTATAGCGCTGTTTGGTATATGTGTACAGAATGGGGTGATCCTGACATCGCGATTTAAGAATAACATCCGTGTACTGGGTGGCCAGGCTGATTTCAGTTTGTCGCTGGCGATCCGGGAGGGGGTAGCATCGAGAGTGCGACCAGTGGTAATGACGGCGATGATGGCGGCTATTGGCCTGTTGCCGGCAGCTACGAGTGTGGGAATAGGATCTGAAACCGCCCGTCCATTGGCGAGAGTAGTGATTGGAGGATTAATAACTGATACTTTGTTCAACCTTTTTATCTTCCCGGTTGTTTTCTATTGGGCATACCGTCGTAGTTTACACAAGCCCGGGAACTGA
- a CDS encoding AI-2E family transporter: MRIRTLPFSAKLAYTLISLVLIVYICHIAAEIIIPLTFAFLAAILLLPLANLLERWRFPRGLAAFVSVFIFVIALAGVLSLLVSQMASFISDFPSLERQLLHSIDLLQGWIHARFHIDATTQMDYLEKVAVGTLGTATSFVSQTFVSISSMVVFVVFVLLYTFFLLLYRRQLVRFLVRLFREKHQETLQDVLGQTRFIIKSYVSGLLIEMVVVALLNCAVFWILGIKYATLLGIMAAMFNIIPYIGIFTAIVLSMLVTLTSGTFGGALQVGVVLFLVHLLDSNILLPRIVGSKVKINALVTIVGVVLGSMLWGIPGMFLAIPLIAIMKIAFEHIEYLAPWAILLGDDV, encoded by the coding sequence ATGAGAATAAGAACTCTACCCTTTAGCGCAAAACTGGCTTATACGTTGATTTCGTTGGTATTGATTGTATATATATGTCATATTGCTGCGGAGATCATTATTCCCCTGACCTTTGCCTTCCTGGCGGCGATCCTATTGTTGCCGCTGGCCAATTTGCTGGAGCGATGGCGTTTTCCCCGTGGGCTGGCGGCATTTGTATCGGTATTTATATTTGTGATCGCGCTGGCCGGGGTATTATCGCTGCTGGTATCGCAGATGGCTTCTTTCATTTCTGACTTTCCTTCGCTGGAGCGGCAGTTACTGCATTCGATAGACCTGTTGCAGGGCTGGATCCATGCACGGTTCCATATAGATGCCACTACTCAGATGGATTACCTGGAGAAGGTGGCGGTAGGTACTTTGGGTACGGCGACCTCCTTTGTGAGCCAGACATTTGTATCTATTTCCAGTATGGTAGTATTTGTGGTATTTGTGCTGCTGTATACTTTTTTCCTGTTATTATACCGGCGGCAGCTGGTTCGTTTTCTGGTACGTTTGTTCCGGGAGAAGCACCAGGAGACGCTGCAGGATGTGCTGGGTCAGACCCGGTTCATTATTAAGAGTTATGTATCCGGGTTGTTGATCGAGATGGTGGTGGTGGCGCTGCTGAACTGTGCCGTATTCTGGATATTAGGTATCAAGTATGCGACGCTGCTGGGTATTATGGCTGCGATGTTCAATATCATTCCTTATATAGGCATTTTTACGGCGATTGTCCTGAGTATGCTGGTGACGTTGACCAGCGGTACTTTTGGCGGGGCGTTGCAGGTAGGAGTGGTGTTATTCCTGGTGCACCTGCTGGACAGCAATATCCTGTTGCCCCGTATTGTAGGGTCCAAGGTGAAGATCAATGCGCTGGTCACTATTGTGGGTGTGGTGTTGGGAAGTATGTTGTGGGGGATACCCGGCATGTTCCTGGCGATACCGCTGATCGCGATTATGAAAATAGCTTTTGAGCATATAGAATATCTTGCCCCTTGGGCTATCTTGCTGGGTGATGATGTGTAA